The following proteins are encoded in a genomic region of Brachypodium distachyon strain Bd21 chromosome 1, Brachypodium_distachyon_v3.0, whole genome shotgun sequence:
- the LOC112270015 gene encoding AT-rich binding protein, with translation MRNHKLVPTVSSSSKNNTKQEEPHLSGAYIRSLVKQLSSSSTARSKDHHHYSTMGTKPHGQPQEEEQQAAAAQTTPVEQQQQQPHKKQVRRRLHTSRPYQERLLNMAEARREIVTALKIHRASMRQAKEQQQQQQLLQLQQQQEVHHHQVVQEQSQTGSRVACTPMTMSPYASFSDYLYNSSPFSHLTATTSSSSTGSYFSPLQLPYHSSTPAVAPMQQADALDHLMLPLPTQPLGLNLSFQGFTSSSVNVGGVVDVDDACKNDITACSSLDPITPLLQPSPASSYSVYSSPSATMAGSNDYMSSSGAVTADQNSSSLAAAAAVASEASGQLQLHRALDDEEMAAIYSIGEQHDIEWSDTMNLVTSAWWSKLQDSVGIQGSTAVAQQQAAAVETMEDASKQYRQGDCFGDILGHHQGTMGGSGSDVVLAGVHHLGDYYGTEDVSWPRMDIGEIEGWDAEWFS, from the exons atgaGGAACCACAAGCTAGTTCCTACCGTTTCGTCCTCTTCAAAGAACAACACCAAACAAGAAGAGCCACACCTCTCAGGGGCATACATTAGGAGCCTTGTGAAGCAGCTTAGCTCCTCATCTACAGCGAGATCCAAAGACCACCACCACTACAGCACCATGGGCACCAAACCACACGGCCAACCACAGGAGGAAGAGCAGCAAGCTGCAGCTGCCCAAACAACACCAgtagagcagcagcagcagcagccacacaAGAAGCaggtgaggaggaggctgcACACAAGCAGGCCATACCAGGAGAGGCTACTCAACATGGCAGAGGCCAGGAGAGAGATCGTCACGGCTCTCAAGATCCACAGGGCCTCCATGAGACAAGCcaaagagcagcagcagcagcaacagctgcTGCAGTTGCAACAGCAGCAAGaggttcatcatcatcaggtAGTGCAAGAGCAAAGCCAAACGGGAAGCAGGGTAGCCTGTACACCCATGACCATGAGCCCCTACGCTTCCTTCTCGGATTACTTGTACAACTCCTCCCCGTTCTCACACCTCACAGcaaccaccagcagcagcagcaccggtAGCTATTTCTCACCGCTACAGCTCCCTTATCACAGCAGTACACCAGCCGTTGCACCCATGCAGCAGGCCGATGCTTTGGATCACTTGATGCTTCCCCTCCCTACGCAGCCATTAGGACTCAACCTTAGCTTCCAGGGCTTCACTAGCAGTAGTGTTAATGTTGGCGGTGTAGTGGACGTCGACGATGCCTGCAAGAACGACATCACGGCCTGCAGCTCCTTGGATCCAATAACGCCGTTGCTCCAGCCGTCGCCTGCTTCCTCCTACTCGGTCTACTCTTCCCCGTCGGCTACGATGGCCGGCAGCAACGACTACATGTCTTCGTCCGGCGCCGTCACCGCGGATCAGAACAGCAGTTCgcttgcggctgcggctgccgtTGCGAGCGAGGCGTCCggccagctgcagctgcaccgggcgctggacgacgaggagatggcggcgatCTACTCCATCGGGGAGCAGCACGACATCGAGTGGAGCGACACCATGAACCTCGTCACCTCCGCGTGGTGGAGCAAGCTCCAGGACAGCGTCGGTATTCAAGGTAGTACCGCGGTggcgcagcagcaggcggccgCCGTAGAGACGATGGAGGACGCGTCCAAGCAGTACAGGCAGGGGGACTGTTTTGGAGATATCCTCGGCCATCATCAGGGCACCATGGGAGGAAGCGGTTCTGACGTCGTCCTGGCGGGGGTGCATCATCTGGGTGACTACTACGGTACTGAAGACGTCTCCTGGCCGCG tATGGACATAGGAGAGATCGAAGGATGGGATGCGGAGTGGTTCTCATGA